TTTCCTATAACATCTCCTTTTGCTTGGCGAATCTGATTCTGAAATCTTTTGGTGctaggtggtggggaggtggaaaggaCTGATTCACATTTTCATTCTGAGTCCCACCCAGGAATCTTGTGGGGCTGACATCTCAAGTTCAGGAGTTTCTCAGGGATGCTGTAGCAGTTTGGGAAGTGCTGGGCATTCCTGAGGCTTCCTGGCAGGGACTGATGGGACTAGATGTTGGTGGCAGGTAAGGGAGACTCAGAAGGTGTTGATTCCATGCCTTGAAGATACCATCtgtccattttacaaatgagacagAGTCCCAGAGAGTAAAGGTCATCTCTatgcaggtgtccccaaaatTCTATCTCTAGCCCTGACTAGCCCCTAGGCTCCAGCCAACCTGGGTATGTATGTCCCAGTCATCTAAAGAATacaggctggttgcagtggctcatgcctgcagtcccagcactttgggagggcgaggctggtggatcacttaaggtcaagagttcaacaccagcctggccaatatggtaaactaaaaaataaaaaataaaaaaaagaggccgatcgtggtggctcacgcctgtaatccaaacactttggaggccaaggcgggcggatcacctgaggtcgggagtttaagaccagcatgaccaacatggtgaaacctgtctttatatatacataaaaaaatagtcgggcatggtggcaggtgcctgtgatccaagctactctggaggctaaagcaggagaatagtttgaacctgggaggcaaaggttgcagtgagctgaggttgccactgcactgcctgggcaacagagagactccatctcaaaaaaaaaaaaaaaaaaaaaaaaagactcttacTTCCCCAGCTCCTCACACTTGCACCACCCCAGGCTCTTCCCTTGCCCcatctcatccatccatccaacaacGACAACGACAAAAATCCAAATCTTCCTTAGCTCTTCCCGTGCACCTGCTTACAGTATTCCTATTGATTCTAGCCCAAACAGATCTCAAAACGGTCCCTCTTCTCTTCATCTGGAAGTTGCCTCCTAGTCCAGCTCTGTCGCTGCCACAGACATCCCAGCATCCCCCTGCTCTGCCTTTGCCTCCACCCACTCCCATTCCCACTCAGCAACCTACGGATCACCTAGGGATGGCACTAGACGCGCTACTGCACTGGGCTCAGAGCCGTTAGATTAAATCCAGACTCCTCATCACAGCTCACAAAACCCTAATTTGGAAGTTGCAAAGTCCTAACTTGGCAGCCTGCAGCTGTGATCCACAGAAAGGAATGTTTGGAATGTCTTGGGGATGGGTGGAGACTGAGTCCCCGATTGTCCCATCTGACCCCCAAGGGCCAAACTAAGACTAATGGGCTTCCAGAGGCTGTCCCTATCTTCAAATGCTTGGCACCTCCCCATAGGGCCTTCTCTAAAGTTGTAACTTCCCCCAGGCAGGACCCCAACTTCTGCTTTAGGAAGCAGTGGGAAAAAATCatgctttggaatcagacagtcCTAAATTAAAATATTGGCTTATTTAATCAACTTCTGCTTCAATTTACCCATCTTCAAAACGGAGATAATAGTGAACTAATTACCCAAGCGGGGTACTGCGAGAATAAGCTATACAGCACATATCACAATGCTTGGCTCACACTAGGTGCTTAATGCAATCAATGAAAGCTATGGTCTGCATTATACGGAATCAACAGACAGCACTGTCCAGGGAAGACTAGGCTCACTCATGAAGTGGTAAGTTCCCCATCACCGGAGCGTGTCTAAGCGCTTCTTGGTGCCCGGAGGATTCCATCATCCACAGCAGGTCGGCCTCACTCTTAAGGTCTCTCCAGCTCCCAGAGATCACGCTCCTCAGTATCTGACTTCTAGTCCCCACGCTTCAAGTAACACCGACCAGGCACGTGTGCCCAGCGTGCACCCCGCCTGTCGGCCACCGTCTGCTGTCAATAAAGTTGATTCGAGGCGGCTCCAGGAAGAGTGACAGGGCCACCCACACTCCACCGCGGCCCGGCCCCGCGGCCCCTCACCCGGTGGGCGGGTGGGCGCGGCACGCAGGCGCCGCGCCTTGCCATTGGCCTGTGCCGGGGAGGCGGGGCCTGCACGTCCGTCGGCTTCTCTATGTCGTCATTCGGTAGCGGATAGAGGACACGACCAAAATGGCGGCGGTGTCTGGCTTGGTGCGGAGACCCTTTCGCCAGGTAGGCAGCAGCGCACAACCTGTATTCCCGGACGACCTCTGCCAACCCTGTGGCCCTTCATCATCTTCTTCTCTCCCTGCCAGGTCTCCGGGCTGCTGAAGAGGCGCTTTCACAGGACCGCGCCGACCGCGCTGCAGGTAACAGGCGGGGTCTCTCGTCGGGCAAGGACCGGGAGGGACCCCCTTCTCCCGGGAAGGAGGCCGGAGTCGCGCCTACGCCTTGGCCGGCCGGCGCCGTGGGCCTTGGGTTTGCGGAGGCTGCACCCTCGGCGgagctcctgctgctgctttcgCCGCCTGACACTTATCACACCGGCGAGTCACCCCCTCACAGCTGGCTGGGCAGTGGGAGAAAACTAAGACGAGGCGTTTCCTCCCTCACTCCacgtttttttcctttaaattgcaGTAAAATAGACCTaacttaaaatgtactttttagaAGTCTAtcattcagtggcattaagtgcattcaccatgctgtacaaccatcactaccatccatttccagaactttttaatcatcccaaacagaaactttCCATTACATGGTAACCTCTGGTAACCCCTACTGTACTTTCCTGTCTGTATGAGGCTGCCTAttctagaacttcatataaatgggatcatcaGGTTTTTTGTGTCTGCCTTATCTCAgcgtaatgtcctcaaggttcatccatgcgtCAGAGTTTGATTCCTAAGGCTGAAtataatgtgtatgtatgtgtgtgtatgtatgtatgtgtgtgtgtgtgtgagagagagagagtctatatatatatatatatatatatatatttttttttttttttttttttttttttttgaggcagtctcgcttgtgtcacccaggctggatggagtgtcACTGCAAcgtcacctcctgagttcaagggattcttgcgACTCGGattgctgagtagctgagagacagggtctcaccatattgcccagactggtcttgaactcctggcctcaagtgatctgcctgccttagcctcccgaagtgctgggattacaggcatgagccacctagtcCAAcccaatattttctattttttttttcttttttttgagacggagttttgctcttgtcacccaggctggagtgcattggcacgatctcagctcagtgcaacctccacctcctgggttcaagcaattctacctcagcctcctaagtagctgattacaggtgcccaccaccatccccggctgatttttatatttttagtagggacggggtttcaccgtattggccaggctggtctcgaactcctgaccttaggtgatctacccgccttggcctctcaaagtgctgggattacaggtgtaagccactgtaccagcCTTGTTTTGTctagtgaataatgctgctgtaaacattgaTGTGCAAGTATGTGCTTGaatctctgctttcagttcttttgggtatataagtAGAAGTGGAGTTGATGAGTTGTATGGTaattctcccctccttcctttttttaactAGATTTTACCATTCTTTGTATTAAAATAGCAACTCCTACATTCTGGATGCAAAGTGGCAGTGTTTGGCACCTAGTGAGTGATCAGTACATTAATACAGTCAAAGACCAACTATGTGGGATAGAAATGTTACTTTTAGAATtctttaagggtttttttgtgtgtgtgtgtgtgagacaggctctgtcaccaggcgccaggctgaagtgcagtggcacaatctcggctcactgcaacctccgccttctgggttcaagcaattctcctgcctcagcctcccgagtagctgggactgtgggtgcgcaccaccatgcccagctaatttttgtacttttagtagagacggggtttcaccatgttggccaggatggtctcgatctcttgaccttgtgatctgcccgccttggcctcccaaagtgcagggattacaggcgtgagccacctcgcctggcgaGAATTCTTTGGGTTTTTAAAGAGAAGCCTGTTCTAGTGTTTTTATATTGTATGCTGTGGGCACCCTGGGTAAATCGAAAGGAAGAAAATCTTTAGTTGAGTCCTCAACAATTCTGAAGCTTATTGACTGTTTTTGCATACCTGCGACAGGTGACAGTTCGTGATGCTATAAATCAGGGCATGGATGAGGAGCTGGAAAGAGATGAGAAGGTATTTCTCCTTGGAGAAGAAGTTGCCCAGTACGATGGGGCATACAAGGtaactaaaatatatgaaagtgaTGCAAAACTGAGGTCACTGTTACCCCCAGATACACTTAAGGGATCAACTTTTAATTGTAGGTGAGTCGAGGGCTGTGGAAGAAATATGGAGACAAGAGGATTATTGACACTCCCATATCAGAGGTAAGCCATCCAGCGGGAGCTGACCCTTGAGGGGCATGTCTGTTAGTGTTCATTGTCCTAATTTTTATGGATTTTCACTTATGTTTATGTTTTACTTTGTAGATGGGCTTTGCTGGAATTGCTGTAGGTGCAGCTATGGTACGTAATACTCGTTATGAAGCTCATccaaagagatttctttttttctttttctttgtttttttttgagtcgtctcactcttgcccaggcatccccaaactacggccccctgaggccatttatccggcacccccgccgcacttcaggaaggggcacctctttcattggtggtcagtgagaggagcacagtatgtggcggccctccaactgtctgagggacagtgaactggccccctgtgtaaaaagtttggggacgcctgctcctccccatctctgctcccaggttcaagcaattctgcctcagcctccctagtagctggaatttcaggctgTGCCACTatgaccagctgatttttgtgtttttagtagagctggggtttcaccatgttagccaggctggtctcgaactcctggcttcaagtgatccgcctgcctcggcctcccaaagtgctgggattacagttgtcagccaccgtgcccagccacaaagAGATTTAACATcaccttttaaaaacatcatttggggccgggcgcggtggctcaagcctgtaatcccagcactttgggaggccgaggcgggtggatcacgaggtcaagagatcaagaccatcctggtcaacaaggtgaaaccctgtctctactaaaaatacaaaaagttagctgggcatggtggcgcgtgcctgtaatcccagctactcaggaggctgagacaggagaattgcctgaacccaggaggtggaggttgcggtgagctgagatcgcgccattgcactccagcctgggtaacaagggcgaaactccgtctcaaaaaaaaaaaaaaaaaaaaaaccatcatttgggaaagaaaaaaaacaccaccaagcagGTAGATGTAgtagtgcttgcctgtagtcccagctacttgggaagcagaggcaggagtattacttgaccctaggagttagaggctgcagtgagctatggctgtgccactgcaggccagcctggatgacagtgaaaccctgtctataaaaaataaaaataaaaaacaacatcaTTTGAATGTTAGAAGACTTGGAGTGATTGTTTGCCACTCTTTATTGCTATTTCTAGTCTTTTtaacatacacatattttattttacaggctgGTTTGCGGCCCATTTGTGAATTTATGACCTTCAATTTCTCCATGCAAGCCATTGACCAGGTTATAAACTCAGCTGCCAAGACCTACTACATGTCCGGTGGCCTTCAGTCTGTGCCTATAGTGTTCAGGGGGCCCAATGGTGCCTCAGCAGGTGTAGCTGCCCAGCACTCACAGTGCTTTGCTGCATGGTATGGGCACTGCCCAGGCTTAAAGGTGGTCAGTCCCTGGAATTCAGAGGATGCTAAAGGACTTATTAAATCAGCCATTCGGGATAACAATCCAGGTCAGCACAGggactctttgttttcttttgaagattGAAAAGCTAAAATGATGTATTTGCACAGAGGAAACCATTAAAGGCTTTTAGTCTGGCTTAGATGtatcatataaaatgttaataatttatataGTAAAGATAGTAAAGAATGGGCTTGCTTTTCCTACTTCTGACTATAAAGGTGCCAGCTAGGTAAAGGAGACATTTACTGCACACCCACAACACTGGTTTAACCTCaatagataaaattatattgACCAAACTACAAATTAGTTTGTAGTTACAAAGTACCTAAACTGTCCTCAAGGCTGCCAGTTGTGGTAGCAATAAGGCTAATCAGCACAGGAAACTTCTCACAAGATGAATGATACTGCTTTGTATACAGTTTTAGACATTCTGGATGTGATTAGttacttttgtttaaatatttatgatatttttcagTGGTGATGCTAGAGAATGAATTGATGTATGGGGTTCCTTTTGAATTTCCTCCGGAAGCGCAGTCAAAAGATTTTCTAGTTCCTATtggaaaagccaaaatagaaaggCAAGGTAAGAGAACTAAGATACATatttaaacagtatttttaatcCAGCCCGTCAAttttggtaaaatttaaaaatctagaagtTACTGCCATTTACTTTGACTGAAAAATTATAGGATGAACTCAAGAATGTGTGATGCCCcaatttctcattcatttgtgCTTTTCTACATTTCAGTCCAAGaggtttgtgttttatttctaggAAGACTGCCACACTCCTCAGCTCACTGGAATGAAGTTGAGTTGAAGACTTTATGAATGAACAAGAGCCACAGCTGG
The genomic region above belongs to Saimiri boliviensis isolate mSaiBol1 chromosome 8, mSaiBol1.pri, whole genome shotgun sequence and contains:
- the PDHB gene encoding pyruvate dehydrogenase E1 component subunit beta, mitochondrial codes for the protein MAAVSGLVRRPFRQVSGLLKRRFHRTAPTALQVTVRDAINQGMDEELERDEKVFLLGEEVAQYDGAYKVSRGLWKKYGDKRIIDTPISEMGFAGIAVGAAMAGLRPICEFMTFNFSMQAIDQVINSAAKTYYMSGGLQSVPIVFRGPNGASAGVAAQHSQCFAAWYGHCPGLKVVSPWNSEDAKGLIKSAIRDNNPVVMLENELMYGVPFEFPPEAQSKDFLVPIGKAKIERQGTHITVVSHSRPVGHCLEAAAVLSKEGVECEVINMRTIRPMDMETIEASVMKTNHLVTVEGGWPQFGVGAEICARIMEGPAFNFLDAPAVRVTGADVPMPYAKILEDNSIPQVKDIIFAIKKTLNI